TCTGGCTCTTGGCGCTGTTACTTCGAGGGAGTAGTTGTAGGGAGTGCAATTTGGACGCTACCTATACTGATTACCATCACCAAAAGTATCCAGAATATAGTCAATTCGCCAACTACAATTTTCAGTCGCCAGGAGCCTCTGAAGGTAGCCAATTTGTCAAAAAGTCACCAAACCTGGCGACCCTGACTGTGGGTGACCTCTTGATGCACATCAGTGTGACTGGCAGTAACTGCTAAACTTTGCATGTCTTAGCATGATGACCTGAAAGAGTAGATTGGTACCCTTGAAGTGCTCTTGTGGCCTTTCTCTTTTCACATCGTTCTTTCTGGTACTTGCCTTCATATTCATTTCTCTTTCCATGTGTGTCCAATTTTAGGTCTCAAGATCATGTCCTTCTTTGGCCAACATGTTGAACCTCCTGTTCTTGCTTTTACGTTTAAAGAAAGTATACTTGTGTAAAATGAAACTTCACTATAATGAGATTCGACTGTATATCATGATGTGTGGGGACAGAAGACATGATAAAACAAAATATGTAAAATAAAATATGTGACAGTCAACCTAAAAAGCCGTTCGCAGGAGTACTAAAGTGTTGGCTATAGTATATACAGTATGTGCAAATACATAGAGTAAAAATTATATCCTCACAAAAGGCCAGCCATTTTCAATGTGTATCCAGTGCCTGCTTCGAGTAGTAAATCATTACTAAAGGTTTGCGCTGGTGTACTGTTGTTCACTCTCAGTCCCTATCTCATCATCGATCGTTTAAATGTGTTAACGGTTGCCTTTGTTCACAGACCGCCCACATGGTGGAAGAAACAGCCAAGGCATGCCAGGAATTCGCCCACGCCCGATGGTGGCGGCCTGGCCTGTTCACCAATTCAGCGGCACAGTTTGGTACGGTCACACGGCTTCCCGACACAGTGATCCTGCTGTCCACGCTTGACTCTGTGTTCGAGGAACACCTCGCTGTCAAGGAGTGCAACAACATGCTCATCCCTACGGTCGCCATCGTTGACACCAACTGTGACCCACGGCTAATCACCTACCCGATCCCGGGAAATGATGACACGCCATCAGCAATAGAGCTCTACTGCAACCTCTTCAAAACTGCCATCCTTCTTGGAAAGGAACGGCGGAAAAAAGACCAAGAAGAAGCAATGAAACTGATTGCGACGATGGGTGAGGCCAGTGGTGACATGTCAAAGACGCCAGAAAGCTCTTGAAAGGCAAGGACCCAAGTGTCACATTACAGAACTTGTATAGTTAATAGAATGGATTTTGTTAGTTGCCAACGTCTGAGTGGTGTTCATTACTTACTTCAGTGTATTTATACatgcactgttctttttttttttttaggtacaGTATTCGTGTTTTCTCATTAGCGAAGATGCATTAGGTCCACAGCTTGTTCTTTAACTCTATAAACATGTGAAAAGCTTTGCTGTGGGTTTTCGTAGATGTCATGGAATGCAGTGAAATGAATTTGGGGTAGTGAACGGAGCACAAGAGATACAAGGAAGTGGGTTCCGTGGCTAAAGTTGTGTCACTAAATCCTGAGAGACAGCAAGTTCTGGTTTTGCTTTGTTCCCATGGTGATTTGAGCACACCTCACTGTTGCAGAGATTATAGACATAATGGTCTGCTGCTTATTTCTTTACTTTCTAAACTGTGTAAAGCTACTGTTACCACCATCTAATCCCATTGCAACCATCATTAAAGTGCATTCTCAATTCCCAATATGATGGCCCACTTCTGTGCAAGCTTCAGAGGAACCATTCCGAGTGGCAGCTTGTGAAAAAACGTCACAAGCAAAACTGTTCCAAGGGCAAGATTGTGCAAACATCTCGCTTTGTGAATCCTCGGTGTGTTTTTTACGTCATGAAGTAGGCAGTGTTTAATTTGCACTCCCAGCTTGCTGTGCTAACGACCGCTCACGAAAGCGTGGCGCTGGCCAATCGTGAAAGCTCAAATGAAAGTTTGGAAAGCGAGATGCTAGTGTAATCTCGCCCCAGGCCAACAAATCCTTGTTTGCAACTGGCAACAGGTGGTGGGGCTCATGCCATAAGAAATGCAACAAGCTCTTTGCGAGTACTTGATGATATAATAATACTAATACTGCCAACTTGTGTTATTTTGACCTTGACAGAACCGGTGGAATTGGTTGAATCATCCTGCAAATTATATTGAGACAAGAGGCACAAAAAACTTCTAAACACACTTATGCTACATTTGACAATTTCCCGATTTTAATACTCACCTACTTTTTAGGGCCACGGTGAAGAGAATGTACACAGAAATTCAGCTAGAACCAGGTTTTATAACACAAAACATGCGGCGTGCCTCCAATTCTGGCAATTGAAAAGACACAATTTCAAATCTGCAGATTTTACCTTTACTGAATGGAAATTTATTTACACCTAATCACAAACAATTTGAGGCAGCTCTTTATGGTTGCCTGTGGACCTCGGCATGTAACCCTGCTGGTTCATTGCATTTGATGTTCCGTATTTACCTTAGTCATTCCGCTACAGACACAAGCCGCTCCACCACACAGACCACTGTACTACAATCATAAGCAGGTTGGTGGCCCACACTTATACTCCATTTCGTACATAACAGGCAATGCTGGTGAGGCGAGAGATTTTTTTCACTGCTCTCATTTGCGATGAATACTCAGTGCATCCTATATGAAAGAAAGATATGTAGGTCTGTGTCGTGTGACTTAATGTAACATTCAGCTTAACACTTTCATGTCGCAAAATAGGATGTATTTATTATGTTGACAGCATTGCACATCTGATCCTATTTGCAACTGAACAAGTGGAGTGAAACTTGTCTGCAACCAGCAGCGCCAGCACACTGCTAATAAGTGTGCATAATTCTTATCAGcaggcaactttctgtggctatggaGCTCAAACTGCAGCACCGAAGCGCACAGGTGTAAGTGCTGCTAGGTATAGCTCCATGCTTAAGTGCATTTTCAGCAAACGAATTGGTGTCCGATTTCACTTTATTATTTTAGCATTTATGCAGTGTACTGCCGGCTGTGTTTTTTAACAtaaacagaatttttaaaaatcacttAGGGCATAAAGCATAAATCTACTCATTGGACTTcattactcgaagaggcagacattacttatGCCCGTGTCACACGGCCGCTTTTGATAGTGATAGAGCCCAATCCAGATGAAAATTCTCGACGGGGATAGGCTCCATctcgcagcttgcgcaaaggagccaatcacaaTCAAGGAATTAATTCACACTTGAAAGTTCGCTGTGGGACACCTGTACCTGTATTACGCTGAAATTCAGAATGCATATCTTCTATAATACAACTTATTAGTGTGAAAACTAGAATGAGAGACAACAAGGGATTGGCATACACAGGTGCATCGTCAAGTTTTCTAATCAACAGCATTTCACTAATCAATTTTGAAGTAATTACTTTAGTGCACATATTACAATATGCGAATTGAAGCAAGGGATTTCCAAGGACATCACTGAACCACCCTCTTGAATTTGCAGTTGTTAACTTCTCTTCGTACCATCTCCCGTCCACAGTTCAACTCAAGTTTATATTTCTGGAACATTCTGATCGTGTTATGTTTTGTCGACAGCTGAACTGGTAAACTTGCACTATACAGTGGACTCTTTTTAAACGGAACCTTAAGGGACAAGGGAAATTAGTCCCATTTATCGGGAATTGCATTTACTGAGAGTCAAAGCTGAATACAATTACATGAATACAAagccaaccaaccatgaggatagTGTTCCGTTTAAGAGGGAGTTCCGTTTAAGTGATTTCCTCTTattgagattctactgtatagcAAGTTCTTGTACTTAAAGTGTAACTTATACAGCAAAGCTGTTGGCCTCTAGTTGGTCTGGAGTTTTAGTGGCGTGCTCACCGAaaaaaacggcagctggaaaaagggtttgtgtttgaggtTCCACTccacagaattgttttctcgtatattaaaatTACGAACCGATGCTATcctgtctgtaggctgtgtgtaagtatTACTTTACGCATTTTTTGACAtagtttactttgagaaattagtTTAATAACAGTTGCGCCaggcggagggcctacaagaatgatgatgtatgctgcacttccacaCACATGCGTGCAC
The sequence above is drawn from the Dermacentor andersoni chromosome 7, qqDerAnde1_hic_scaffold, whole genome shotgun sequence genome and encodes:
- the mRpS2 gene encoding small ribosomal subunit protein uS2m — translated: MAPAMRAIVRRFGLCGSFHRNVVSARNISTHEALGQQPSPQPKAEKLASTSSTTLDPLQHADYFGLGKMLSVRKLFDARVHLGHKEGLLNDLMRPYLFGSRLGYHVIDLEKTLDHLFCALNFVAHIAYRDGIILFVTRHQQTAHMVEETAKACQEFAHARWWRPGLFTNSAAQFGTVTRLPDTVILLSTLDSVFEEHLAVKECNNMLIPTVAIVDTNCDPRLITYPIPGNDDTPSAIELYCNLFKTAILLGKERRKKDQEEAMKLIATMGEASGDMSKTPESS